The Euphorbia lathyris chromosome 3, ddEupLath1.1, whole genome shotgun sequence genome contains a region encoding:
- the LOC136223649 gene encoding uncharacterized protein isoform X2 yields the protein MVTAGAPPQLQERKERRLNIVPEVLHKHNYAIWSACMKSYLVANDLWETIEATAEEHEIAHEKENAEEPTNRRESSEVEYKAWRKKNAAAVHAIKISCCPHLRWFIINFKTAKRCWEFLATMLWPEEQIMGQQAKDPDEEFWKVEEEERSMNIKFKQIVEAIERSDINGVRNFLDKHPMIKGSSNWTAIHHATLTGNLEIVKIFSESMSEDDFAAQIDVHGRTVLFVAAQIGDMKIIEYFVSKNKNLVMVPDKNGALPLDVACYHGHKEATRYLYSLIPFDILMMRENESSVTGLLSGSIWRGMFDISLDLLRHCPSLATKTKKEKVSNVPIYTISCLSDLFPSGNQYVFWKQWIYSCIQVQLPTSPVDVKISIPFDEHMQQTNILNQGVKEIYDQKLRHVYGLEIVRHMCENISNMDANELNESGVGDAFFEAVKYGVIEIVIAMLKANPILLNTKGIDGNNLLMTAVLHRQGKIFSLVYAMKTEKYGMLSDRNHKWDGILHFAAILAPPNRLADIPGAALQMQRELQWYKEIKGIVHPSAIESVNQYGLKASETFTESHKQLVANGEKWMKETATSSTVVGALIITTMFTAAFTVPGGYIQDKGFPIFSHKILFKVFLVSDAISFFASSTSVLMFLGVLNSRYAEEDFLKSLPTKLMIGLSTLFISISSMMIAFCATLMLILRGELELVIPTFVMLAVVPISLFVLLQFPLLVEIFVYTYVPGIFHRKMQYWY from the exons ATGGTAACAGCTGGTGCCCCTCCTCAATTACAGGAAAG AAAGGAGAGGAGGCTAAATATTGTTCCAGAAGTACTACATAAGCATAATTATGCAATATGGAGTGCATGCATGAAGAGCTATTTGGTGGCTAATGATCTCTGGGAAACTATCGAAGCAACGGCAGAAGAGCATGAAATTGCACATGAAAAAGAAAACGCAGAAGAACCTACTAACCGAAGAGAATCATCTGAAGTTGAATACAAGGCATGGAGAAAGAAGAATGCTGCTGCTGTACATGCTATTAAAATTTCATGCTGCCCTCACTTGCGTTGGTTCATCATAAACTTCAAGACAGCAAAACGTTGCTGGGAGTTTTTGGCTACCATGCTATGGCCTGAGGAACAAATTATGGGACAACAAGCAAAAG ATCCAGATGAAGAGTTTTGGAAAGTTGAGGAGGAAGAGAGGAGTATGAACATTAAATTTAAGCAGATAGTTGAAGCTATAGAGAGATCTGATATAAATGGTGTGAGAAATTTCCTCGACAAACATCCGATGATTAAAGGTAGTAGTAATTGGACAGCCATTCATCACGCAACTTTGACAGGAAATTTGGAGATCGTAAAGATATTTTCAGAGTCTATGTCTGAAGATGATTTTGCAGCTCAAATTGATGTTCATGGACGAACTGTTCTTTTCGTTGCAGCTCAAATTGGAGACATGAAAATTATAGAGTACTTTGTGAGTAAGAATAAAAACTTGGTTATGGTTCCTGATAAAAATGGTGCACTTCCTTTGGATGTTGCTTGCTACCATGGCCACAAGGAAGCAACTCGTTACTTATACTCACTAATACCATTTGATATTCTGATGATGAGGGAAAATGAAAGTTCTGTTACTGGACTTCTTTCTGGCTCAATTTGGAGAGGAATGTTCG ACATATCGTTGGACCTACTCCGGCATTGTCCAAGCTTGGCTACCAaaaccaaaaaagaaaaagtttcaaATGTTCCGATCTATACAATTTCATGTCTCAGCGATTTATTTCCGAGCGGCAACCAATATGTCTTCTGGAAACAATGGATCTATTCTT GTATTCAAGTCCAACTACCAACTTCCCCTGTGGATGTTAAAATATCAATTCCATTCGATGAACATATGCAACAGACTAATATATTAAATCAAG GAGTGAAGGAGATTTACGATCAGAAGTTGAGACACGTGTATGGTCTGGAGATTGTACGTCATATGTGCGAAAATATATCGAATATGGACGCAAATGAACTCAATGAAAGCGGAGTAGGAGATGCATTCTTTGAAGCTGTGAAATATGGAGTCATTGAAATTGTTATTGCTATGCTTAAAGCCAATCCTATTCTACTAAATACTAAAGGCATTGATGGCAATAACTTGCTTATGACTGCAGTTCTACATCGTCAAGGAAAAATATTCAGCCTTGTTTATGCAATGAAGACAGAGAAATATGGCATGTTATCAGACCGCAATCATAAATGGGATGGAATTTTACATTTTGCAGCCATTTTAGCACCACCTAATAGACTAGCTGATATCCCCGGGGCAGCACTGCAGATGCAACGAGAGCTACAATGGTACAAG GAAATAAAAGGTATTGTACATCCTTCAGCTATAGAATCTGTGAACCAGTATGGACTAAAAGCAAGTGAAACATTTACAGAAAGCCATAAACAATTGGTTGCAAATGGAGAAAAATGGATGAAAGAGACAGCAACATCTTCAACAGTTGTAGGTGCACTTATAATAACAACTATGTTTACAGCAGCATTTACAGTTCCTGGTGGTTACATTCAAGACAAAGGATTTCCAATATTCTCACATAAAATATTGTTCAAGGTTTTCCTAGTATCAGATGCAATCTCTTTCTTTGCATCTTCAACATCAGTGCTTATGTTCTTAGGAGTTCTGAATTCTCGTTATGCAGAAGAAGATTTCCTCAAGTCATTGCCTACAAAATTGATGATTGGTTTATCAACTCTTTTCATTTCAATTTCATCTATGATGATTGCTTTTTGTGCTACTCTTATGCTAATTCTAAGAGGGGAATTGGAGCTTGTTATTCCTACTTTTGTTATGTTAGCGGTTGTACCTATTTCCCTCTTTGTCTTGCTTCAATTTCCTCTCCTTGTTGAGATCTTTGTGTACACATATGTACCAGGAATCTTTCATAGAAAAATGCAATACTGGTACTAA
- the LOC136223649 gene encoding uncharacterized protein isoform X3: MKSYLVANDLWETIEATAEEHEIAHEKENAEEPTNRRESSEVEYKAWRKKNAAAVHAIKISCCPHLRWFIINFKTAKRCWEFLATMLWPEEQIMGQQAKDPDEEFWKVEEEERSMNIKFKQIVEAIERSDINGVRNFLDKHPMIKGSSNWTAIHHATLTGNLEIVKIFSESMSEDDFAAQIDVHGRTVLFVAAQIGDMKIIEYFVSKNKNLVMVPDKNGALPLDVACYHGHKEATRYLYSLIPFDILMMRENESSVTGLLSGSIWRGMFDISLDLLRHCPSLATKTKKEKVSNVPIYTISCLSDLFPSGNQYVFWKQWIYSCIQVQLPTSPVDVKISIPFDEHMQQTNILNQVLRGLRNLGSKILELSRVKEIYDQKLRHVYGLEIVRHMCENISNMDANELNESGVGDAFFEAVKYGVIEIVIAMLKANPILLNTKGIDGNNLLMTAVLHRQGKIFSLVYAMKTEKYGMLSDRNHKWDGILHFAAILAPPNRLADIPGAALQMQRELQWYKEIKGIVHPSAIESVNQYGLKASETFTESHKQLVANGEKWMKETATSSTVVGALIITTMFTAAFTVPGGYIQDKGFPIFSHKILFKVFLVSDAISFFASSTSVLMFLGVLNSRYAEEDFLKSLPTKLMIGLSTLFISISSMMIAFCATLMLILRGELELVIPTFVMLAVVPISLFVLLQFPLLVEIFVYTYVPGIFHRKMQYWY; encoded by the exons ATGAAGAGCTATTTGGTGGCTAATGATCTCTGGGAAACTATCGAAGCAACGGCAGAAGAGCATGAAATTGCACATGAAAAAGAAAACGCAGAAGAACCTACTAACCGAAGAGAATCATCTGAAGTTGAATACAAGGCATGGAGAAAGAAGAATGCTGCTGCTGTACATGCTATTAAAATTTCATGCTGCCCTCACTTGCGTTGGTTCATCATAAACTTCAAGACAGCAAAACGTTGCTGGGAGTTTTTGGCTACCATGCTATGGCCTGAGGAACAAATTATGGGACAACAAGCAAAAG ATCCAGATGAAGAGTTTTGGAAAGTTGAGGAGGAAGAGAGGAGTATGAACATTAAATTTAAGCAGATAGTTGAAGCTATAGAGAGATCTGATATAAATGGTGTGAGAAATTTCCTCGACAAACATCCGATGATTAAAGGTAGTAGTAATTGGACAGCCATTCATCACGCAACTTTGACAGGAAATTTGGAGATCGTAAAGATATTTTCAGAGTCTATGTCTGAAGATGATTTTGCAGCTCAAATTGATGTTCATGGACGAACTGTTCTTTTCGTTGCAGCTCAAATTGGAGACATGAAAATTATAGAGTACTTTGTGAGTAAGAATAAAAACTTGGTTATGGTTCCTGATAAAAATGGTGCACTTCCTTTGGATGTTGCTTGCTACCATGGCCACAAGGAAGCAACTCGTTACTTATACTCACTAATACCATTTGATATTCTGATGATGAGGGAAAATGAAAGTTCTGTTACTGGACTTCTTTCTGGCTCAATTTGGAGAGGAATGTTCG ACATATCGTTGGACCTACTCCGGCATTGTCCAAGCTTGGCTACCAaaaccaaaaaagaaaaagtttcaaATGTTCCGATCTATACAATTTCATGTCTCAGCGATTTATTTCCGAGCGGCAACCAATATGTCTTCTGGAAACAATGGATCTATTCTT GTATTCAAGTCCAACTACCAACTTCCCCTGTGGATGTTAAAATATCAATTCCATTCGATGAACATATGCAACAGACTAATATATTAAATCAAG TGTTACGTGGATTGCGAAATCTCGGCTCAAAGATTCTAGAACTTTCCA GAGTGAAGGAGATTTACGATCAGAAGTTGAGACACGTGTATGGTCTGGAGATTGTACGTCATATGTGCGAAAATATATCGAATATGGACGCAAATGAACTCAATGAAAGCGGAGTAGGAGATGCATTCTTTGAAGCTGTGAAATATGGAGTCATTGAAATTGTTATTGCTATGCTTAAAGCCAATCCTATTCTACTAAATACTAAAGGCATTGATGGCAATAACTTGCTTATGACTGCAGTTCTACATCGTCAAGGAAAAATATTCAGCCTTGTTTATGCAATGAAGACAGAGAAATATGGCATGTTATCAGACCGCAATCATAAATGGGATGGAATTTTACATTTTGCAGCCATTTTAGCACCACCTAATAGACTAGCTGATATCCCCGGGGCAGCACTGCAGATGCAACGAGAGCTACAATGGTACAAG GAAATAAAAGGTATTGTACATCCTTCAGCTATAGAATCTGTGAACCAGTATGGACTAAAAGCAAGTGAAACATTTACAGAAAGCCATAAACAATTGGTTGCAAATGGAGAAAAATGGATGAAAGAGACAGCAACATCTTCAACAGTTGTAGGTGCACTTATAATAACAACTATGTTTACAGCAGCATTTACAGTTCCTGGTGGTTACATTCAAGACAAAGGATTTCCAATATTCTCACATAAAATATTGTTCAAGGTTTTCCTAGTATCAGATGCAATCTCTTTCTTTGCATCTTCAACATCAGTGCTTATGTTCTTAGGAGTTCTGAATTCTCGTTATGCAGAAGAAGATTTCCTCAAGTCATTGCCTACAAAATTGATGATTGGTTTATCAACTCTTTTCATTTCAATTTCATCTATGATGATTGCTTTTTGTGCTACTCTTATGCTAATTCTAAGAGGGGAATTGGAGCTTGTTATTCCTACTTTTGTTATGTTAGCGGTTGTACCTATTTCCCTCTTTGTCTTGCTTCAATTTCCTCTCCTTGTTGAGATCTTTGTGTACACATATGTACCAGGAATCTTTCATAGAAAAATGCAATACTGGTACTAA
- the LOC136223649 gene encoding uncharacterized protein isoform X1 — translation MVTAGAPPQLQERKERRLNIVPEVLHKHNYAIWSACMKSYLVANDLWETIEATAEEHEIAHEKENAEEPTNRRESSEVEYKAWRKKNAAAVHAIKISCCPHLRWFIINFKTAKRCWEFLATMLWPEEQIMGQQAKDPDEEFWKVEEEERSMNIKFKQIVEAIERSDINGVRNFLDKHPMIKGSSNWTAIHHATLTGNLEIVKIFSESMSEDDFAAQIDVHGRTVLFVAAQIGDMKIIEYFVSKNKNLVMVPDKNGALPLDVACYHGHKEATRYLYSLIPFDILMMRENESSVTGLLSGSIWRGMFDISLDLLRHCPSLATKTKKEKVSNVPIYTISCLSDLFPSGNQYVFWKQWIYSCIQVQLPTSPVDVKISIPFDEHMQQTNILNQVLRGLRNLGSKILELSRVKEIYDQKLRHVYGLEIVRHMCENISNMDANELNESGVGDAFFEAVKYGVIEIVIAMLKANPILLNTKGIDGNNLLMTAVLHRQGKIFSLVYAMKTEKYGMLSDRNHKWDGILHFAAILAPPNRLADIPGAALQMQRELQWYKEIKGIVHPSAIESVNQYGLKASETFTESHKQLVANGEKWMKETATSSTVVGALIITTMFTAAFTVPGGYIQDKGFPIFSHKILFKVFLVSDAISFFASSTSVLMFLGVLNSRYAEEDFLKSLPTKLMIGLSTLFISISSMMIAFCATLMLILRGELELVIPTFVMLAVVPISLFVLLQFPLLVEIFVYTYVPGIFHRKMQYWY, via the exons ATGGTAACAGCTGGTGCCCCTCCTCAATTACAGGAAAG AAAGGAGAGGAGGCTAAATATTGTTCCAGAAGTACTACATAAGCATAATTATGCAATATGGAGTGCATGCATGAAGAGCTATTTGGTGGCTAATGATCTCTGGGAAACTATCGAAGCAACGGCAGAAGAGCATGAAATTGCACATGAAAAAGAAAACGCAGAAGAACCTACTAACCGAAGAGAATCATCTGAAGTTGAATACAAGGCATGGAGAAAGAAGAATGCTGCTGCTGTACATGCTATTAAAATTTCATGCTGCCCTCACTTGCGTTGGTTCATCATAAACTTCAAGACAGCAAAACGTTGCTGGGAGTTTTTGGCTACCATGCTATGGCCTGAGGAACAAATTATGGGACAACAAGCAAAAG ATCCAGATGAAGAGTTTTGGAAAGTTGAGGAGGAAGAGAGGAGTATGAACATTAAATTTAAGCAGATAGTTGAAGCTATAGAGAGATCTGATATAAATGGTGTGAGAAATTTCCTCGACAAACATCCGATGATTAAAGGTAGTAGTAATTGGACAGCCATTCATCACGCAACTTTGACAGGAAATTTGGAGATCGTAAAGATATTTTCAGAGTCTATGTCTGAAGATGATTTTGCAGCTCAAATTGATGTTCATGGACGAACTGTTCTTTTCGTTGCAGCTCAAATTGGAGACATGAAAATTATAGAGTACTTTGTGAGTAAGAATAAAAACTTGGTTATGGTTCCTGATAAAAATGGTGCACTTCCTTTGGATGTTGCTTGCTACCATGGCCACAAGGAAGCAACTCGTTACTTATACTCACTAATACCATTTGATATTCTGATGATGAGGGAAAATGAAAGTTCTGTTACTGGACTTCTTTCTGGCTCAATTTGGAGAGGAATGTTCG ACATATCGTTGGACCTACTCCGGCATTGTCCAAGCTTGGCTACCAaaaccaaaaaagaaaaagtttcaaATGTTCCGATCTATACAATTTCATGTCTCAGCGATTTATTTCCGAGCGGCAACCAATATGTCTTCTGGAAACAATGGATCTATTCTT GTATTCAAGTCCAACTACCAACTTCCCCTGTGGATGTTAAAATATCAATTCCATTCGATGAACATATGCAACAGACTAATATATTAAATCAAG TGTTACGTGGATTGCGAAATCTCGGCTCAAAGATTCTAGAACTTTCCA GAGTGAAGGAGATTTACGATCAGAAGTTGAGACACGTGTATGGTCTGGAGATTGTACGTCATATGTGCGAAAATATATCGAATATGGACGCAAATGAACTCAATGAAAGCGGAGTAGGAGATGCATTCTTTGAAGCTGTGAAATATGGAGTCATTGAAATTGTTATTGCTATGCTTAAAGCCAATCCTATTCTACTAAATACTAAAGGCATTGATGGCAATAACTTGCTTATGACTGCAGTTCTACATCGTCAAGGAAAAATATTCAGCCTTGTTTATGCAATGAAGACAGAGAAATATGGCATGTTATCAGACCGCAATCATAAATGGGATGGAATTTTACATTTTGCAGCCATTTTAGCACCACCTAATAGACTAGCTGATATCCCCGGGGCAGCACTGCAGATGCAACGAGAGCTACAATGGTACAAG GAAATAAAAGGTATTGTACATCCTTCAGCTATAGAATCTGTGAACCAGTATGGACTAAAAGCAAGTGAAACATTTACAGAAAGCCATAAACAATTGGTTGCAAATGGAGAAAAATGGATGAAAGAGACAGCAACATCTTCAACAGTTGTAGGTGCACTTATAATAACAACTATGTTTACAGCAGCATTTACAGTTCCTGGTGGTTACATTCAAGACAAAGGATTTCCAATATTCTCACATAAAATATTGTTCAAGGTTTTCCTAGTATCAGATGCAATCTCTTTCTTTGCATCTTCAACATCAGTGCTTATGTTCTTAGGAGTTCTGAATTCTCGTTATGCAGAAGAAGATTTCCTCAAGTCATTGCCTACAAAATTGATGATTGGTTTATCAACTCTTTTCATTTCAATTTCATCTATGATGATTGCTTTTTGTGCTACTCTTATGCTAATTCTAAGAGGGGAATTGGAGCTTGTTATTCCTACTTTTGTTATGTTAGCGGTTGTACCTATTTCCCTCTTTGTCTTGCTTCAATTTCCTCTCCTTGTTGAGATCTTTGTGTACACATATGTACCAGGAATCTTTCATAGAAAAATGCAATACTGGTACTAA